The proteins below are encoded in one region of Campylobacter helveticus:
- a CDS encoding class I SAM-dependent methyltransferase, protein MKKCACCNKQSERILVFKAENVYISCELLSSEARNLAGGGNITLSQCLECGYIENETFDEEKMSEAYRSEDFYQTKNFTPRLSRHILEIKESILKYAKKDAVVVEIAPGQCDLALSLAHDVKNIYTIDPSPISKAVQKVSNIKHIQGFFSKEFLQKEVSEKVDFIIFRHLLEHIFKPFSFLENVSAYLEDGAFIYIEVPNALDIFRHKRFFDIYHDHCGYYQKASIINVMASLGCEFVEEVYYFDYQHLGLFFKKNAQKRFEREGVVIYDCFTKESFELEIKRLNKLCEKYEKIGIYGGGVQAHSLLNHLSAENYKKIVCAFEINEDKVGKYMRDTNILIQYPSKESLELLDCLIMAIPSHENHAYHKEILDFVKQGAFKGDLIRMAKGVELIQFKE, encoded by the coding sequence ATGAAAAAATGTGCTTGTTGTAACAAACAAAGCGAAAGAATTTTAGTTTTTAAAGCAGAAAATGTTTATATTTCTTGTGAATTATTATCTAGTGAAGCAAGGAATCTTGCAGGGGGGGGTAATATTACCCTTTCTCAGTGTTTAGAATGTGGCTATATAGAAAATGAGACTTTTGACGAGGAAAAAATGAGTGAAGCTTATAGGAGTGAGGATTTTTACCAAACTAAAAATTTTACACCACGCCTTTCGCGGCATATCTTAGAGATAAAAGAAAGCATTTTAAAATATGCTAAAAAGGACGCTGTTGTCGTGGAAATAGCTCCTGGGCAGTGTGATTTAGCACTTTCTTTAGCGCACGATGTGAAAAACATTTACACCATAGACCCATCACCCATCAGCAAAGCGGTGCAAAAAGTCTCTAATATCAAACATATACAAGGTTTTTTCTCTAAGGAATTTTTACAAAAAGAAGTGAGTGAAAAGGTAGATTTCATCATTTTTAGGCATTTGCTAGAGCATATTTTCAAGCCTTTTTCATTTTTAGAAAATGTGAGTGCGTATTTAGAAGATGGGGCATTTATCTATATCGAAGTGCCAAATGCTTTGGATATTTTTAGGCATAAAAGATTTTTTGATATTTATCACGATCATTGTGGCTATTATCAAAAGGCAAGTATTATTAATGTAATGGCGAGTTTGGGTTGTGAATTTGTCGAGGAAGTATATTATTTTGACTATCAACATTTAGGATTATTTTTTAAGAAAAACGCACAAAAACGCTTTGAGCGTGAGGGCGTGGTGATTTATGATTGTTTTACAAAAGAGTCTTTTGAGCTTGAGATTAAAAGACTTAATAAGCTTTGTGAAAAGTATGAGAAAATTGGAATTTATGGAGGGGGCGTTCAAGCACATAGTTTGCTTAATCATCTTAGTGCAGAAAATTATAAAAAAATCGTTTGCGCCTTTGAGATAAACGAGGATAAAGTTGGGAAGTATATGAGAGATACAAATATTTTGATACAATACCCAAGTAAAGAAAGCTTAGAGCTATTAGATTGTCTTATAATGGCGATACCAAGCCACGAAAACCACGCTTATCATAAGGAAATTTTGGATTTTGTGAAACAGGGTGCGTTTAAGGGAGACTTAATAAGAATGGCTAAGGGAGTGGAATTAATTCAATTTAAGGAGTGA
- the gmhA2 gene encoding D-sedoheptulose 7-phosphate isomerase: MKAYIKEHFEESIKVKKQILEDEALIALIEKVAKELIKAYKDGKKTLLAGNGGSAADAQHIAGEFVSRFYFDREGIPSIALTTDTSIITAIGNDYGYEKLFSRQVQAQGVKGDVFIGISTSGNSKNILEALKVCKEKGILSVGLTGENGGAMGELCDYCIKVPSTCTPRIQESHIVIGHILCAIVEEELFGKGF; encoded by the coding sequence ATGAAAGCGTATATTAAAGAACATTTTGAAGAAAGTATTAAAGTTAAAAAGCAAATTTTAGAAGATGAAGCATTGATAGCATTGATAGAAAAGGTCGCAAAAGAGCTTATTAAGGCTTATAAGGACGGCAAAAAGACGCTTTTGGCTGGAAATGGTGGCTCTGCGGCGGACGCACAGCACATCGCTGGGGAATTTGTAAGCCGTTTTTATTTTGACAGGGAGGGAATTCCAAGCATCGCTTTAACGACTGATACAAGCATAATAACAGCGATAGGTAATGACTATGGCTACGAAAAGCTTTTTTCAAGACAAGTTCAAGCACAAGGTGTGAAGGGCGATGTTTTCATAGGAATTTCAACGAGCGGAAATTCTAAAAATATCTTAGAAGCTTTAAAGGTGTGCAAAGAAAAGGGCATTTTAAGCGTGGGACTGACGGGAGAAAATGGAGGGGCGATGGGGGAGCTTTGTGATTACTGCATTAAAGTGCCTTCAACTTGCACTCCACGCATACAAGAATCTCACATCGTCATAGGGCATATTTTGTGTGCTATCGTTGAGGAAGAGCTTTTTGGCAAAGGCTTTTAG
- the hddC gene encoding D-glycero-D-manno-heptose 1-phosphate guanosyltransferase — MEAIVLCGGLGTRLKEVVKDVPKPMASINGKAFLEFIFEYLKAQGVTSVVLAVSYKYEVIQAHFKDSFLGIKIKYSVEKEPLGTGGAVKQALNLCKEEEIFVLNGDSIFEIPLKNLRLNGAKICLSLKKMQDFERYGAVRVDDVGEIVEFREKCFCEEGLINGGIYLLSRRIFEGFLLEDKFSFEEFLSANFKALKARAGLFEGYFIDIGIPQDYEKFSHLQGGK; from the coding sequence GTGGAGGCTATCGTTCTTTGTGGAGGGCTTGGCACACGCCTTAAAGAGGTGGTAAAAGATGTGCCTAAGCCTATGGCGAGTATCAATGGCAAAGCTTTTTTGGAATTTATCTTCGAGTATTTAAAGGCTCAGGGTGTTACAAGCGTGGTTTTAGCCGTTTCTTATAAATACGAGGTGATACAAGCACATTTTAAAGACTCCTTTTTAGGCATAAAGATAAAATATAGCGTAGAAAAAGAACCTCTTGGCACGGGAGGGGCAGTAAAACAGGCTCTAAATCTTTGCAAGGAAGAAGAAATTTTTGTGCTAAATGGGGATAGCATTTTTGAAATTCCTTTAAAAAATTTGCGCTTAAATGGGGCAAAAATTTGTCTTTCCTTAAAAAAAATGCAAGATTTTGAGAGGTATGGTGCTGTCCGCGTTGATGATGTGGGTGAGATAGTAGAATTTAGGGAAAAATGCTTTTGTGAAGAGGGTTTGATAAATGGGGGAATTTATTTGCTTTCACGGCGTATTTTTGAGGGCTTTTTGCTAGAGGATAAATTTAGCTTTGAGGAATTTTTAAGTGCAAATTTTAAAGCTCTAAAAGCTAGGGCAGGGCTTTTTGAGGGTTATTTTATCGATATAGGAATCCCGCAGGATTATGAAAAATTTTCCCATTTGCAAGGCGGCAAATGA
- a CDS encoding protein NO VEIN domain-containing protein produces MQGKPSNIKNYRDEFDPYFDNARKGWHKRELRTYTKIIFEKYKDIEFESFKNLISSFLIENYEAKLQVSEFLDFKLETSFIKRVATGKAAEQYFLQNFKKHFVNFNVLDVREFGCGFDFKLDLNHKQICVEVKGLSEDKGQFLLTQKEYEMAQNCERLKVMDLIKN; encoded by the coding sequence TTGCAAGGTAAGCCTAGTAATATTAAAAATTATAGAGATGAATTTGACCCTTATTTTGATAATGCTAGAAAGGGTTGGCACAAAAGAGAACTTAGAACTTATACAAAAATCATTTTTGAAAAATATAAAGATATAGAATTTGAATCTTTTAAAAATTTAATCTCTAGCTTTTTAATTGAAAATTATGAAGCAAAATTACAAGTGAGTGAATTTTTAGATTTTAAATTAGAGACAAGTTTTATCAAAAGAGTGGCCACAGGTAAGGCTGCGGAGCAGTATTTTTTACAAAATTTTAAAAAGCATTTTGTAAATTTTAATGTGCTTGATGTTAGAGAATTTGGTTGCGGTTTTGATTTTAAGCTTGATTTAAATCATAAGCAAATTTGCGTAGAGGTTAAGGGACTTAGTGAAGATAAGGGGCAGTTTTTACTCACGCAAAAAGAGTATGAAATGGCGCAAAATTGTGAAAGATTAAAAGTTATGGATTTAATAAAGAATTAG
- a CDS encoding M23 family metallopeptidase: MKKIITLLILFNSFVFGYSSVEERLWDNGDTLLQFLQRNSIPIALYYNLDREDQELASEIASRTKYQILKDGNGHIEQVLIPISDELQIHIYKSKDGYKLTFTPVDYTKEERVLRIEVKNTAYQDVYEESQSSTLARAMVRAFKGSVNFRSIQKGDKITLYYSQKRREGKLWGDITIHMAIVEINKNAQEIFLFNDTYYGRDGKELESFLLAKPVVYKRISSYFTTARFHPVLKRYRAHLGVDYAAPTGTPVKSSGNGTVTFIGTQGGYGKVIKIKHASGYTTLYAHLSRFAKIKTGQKVKQGELIGYVGSTGMSTGPHLHFGVYLNNKAINPLSVVKIAKSELSAQAKAEFRQKISAYEEAMNKISTNPPKEEEFGNYIEF; the protein is encoded by the coding sequence ATGAAAAAAATTATCACTTTATTGATTTTATTTAATAGCTTTGTTTTTGGTTATTCCAGTGTAGAAGAAAGACTATGGGATAATGGCGACACACTTTTACAATTTTTGCAGAGAAATTCCATACCTATAGCTTTATACTACAATCTTGACAGAGAAGACCAAGAACTAGCCTCAGAAATCGCATCAAGAACAAAATATCAAATTTTAAAAGACGGCAACGGACACATCGAGCAAGTGCTAATCCCCATTAGCGATGAGCTTCAAATTCACATCTATAAAAGTAAAGACGGATACAAACTTACTTTCACGCCTGTGGATTATACTAAAGAAGAGAGAGTTTTACGCATAGAAGTTAAAAATACCGCCTATCAAGATGTCTATGAAGAAAGCCAAAGCTCAACCTTAGCAAGGGCTATGGTAAGGGCTTTTAAAGGTAGTGTAAATTTTCGTTCTATCCAAAAGGGTGATAAAATCACGCTTTATTATTCTCAAAAAAGGCGCGAAGGCAAACTTTGGGGCGACATTACTATCCATATGGCTATCGTTGAAATCAATAAAAACGCTCAAGAAATTTTCCTCTTTAATGATACTTATTATGGACGCGATGGTAAAGAACTAGAATCTTTTCTACTCGCAAAACCTGTGGTTTATAAAAGAATTTCTTCTTATTTTACCACCGCACGCTTTCACCCTGTGCTAAAACGCTACCGTGCACACCTTGGTGTCGATTATGCTGCACCCACAGGCACACCTGTAAAAAGCTCTGGAAATGGCACGGTTACTTTCATAGGCACACAAGGAGGCTATGGTAAAGTGATTAAAATCAAACATGCCTCAGGCTACACGACCCTTTACGCACATCTTAGTCGCTTTGCTAAAATCAAAACAGGACAAAAAGTCAAGCAAGGAGAGCTTATAGGCTATGTAGGCTCAACAGGTATGAGCACTGGACCGCATCTTCATTTTGGCGTGTATCTCAATAATAAAGCTATCAACCCTCTTTCAGTCGTCAAAATAGCAAAATCCGAACTTAGCGCTCAAGCTAAAGCGGAATTTAGACAAAAAATAAGTGCTTATGAAGAAGCAATGAATAAAATTAGCACAAATCCTCCAAAAGAAGAGGAATTTGGAAATTATATCGAATTTTAA
- a CDS encoding plasminogen-binding N-terminal domain-containing protein, which produces MISSLSLMAEFNLKPLSTPLLKVEDIYGYVKDSENLTLYSSGVVMHRFKESQSIIARAEVIEKKNGIAKLEFSVFDSLAQEALPLPNVLPEVGDEVILNFLYDRGLVIAPDKQSYDFLVQNFPQIYFTHIDILGAQLIRTAGLAPKRSDLRKFCSENAVGVLVFALENKFKIVDCQSFMTLYEEPLSVKPKALQTPFYSRVSGYESNFFDFNEIKMGNFYRYYEALIDLRKAKEEE; this is translated from the coding sequence ATGATTTCAAGCTTAAGCTTAATGGCTGAGTTTAATTTAAAACCCCTTTCTACACCACTTTTAAAAGTCGAAGATATTTATGGTTATGTAAAAGATAGTGAGAATTTAACCCTTTATTCTAGTGGGGTTGTAATGCACCGCTTCAAAGAATCGCAAAGTATCATCGCAAGGGCTGAAGTGATAGAAAAGAAAAATGGTATCGCTAAGCTTGAATTTAGCGTGTTTGATTCTTTAGCACAAGAAGCTTTGCCTTTACCAAATGTCTTACCAGAAGTGGGCGATGAGGTTATTTTAAATTTCTTGTATGATAGAGGTTTGGTAATTGCCCCTGATAAGCAAAGTTATGATTTTTTAGTGCAAAATTTCCCTCAAATTTATTTCACACACATTGATATTTTAGGCGCACAGCTCATACGCACCGCAGGACTTGCTCCAAAGCGTTCAGACCTTAGGAAATTTTGCTCCGAAAATGCTGTGGGTGTTTTGGTTTTTGCTTTAGAAAATAAATTTAAAATTGTCGATTGTCAAAGCTTTATGACTTTATATGAAGAGCCATTAAGCGTTAAACCTAAAGCCTTGCAAACGCCATTTTACTCAAGGGTGAGCGGATATGAGAGTAATTTTTTTGATTTTAATGAGATTAAAATGGGGAATTTTTACCGCTATTATGAAGCTTTGATTGATTTAAGAAAAGCGAAAGAAGAAGAATGA
- a CDS encoding FAD-linked oxidase C-terminal domain-containing protein, giving the protein MKEEFKSYFKKLLGEENAHFDTLHQRAYSYDATRNHYLPDGVLFPRNEEDISAILKYCNDRQIIIIPRGSGSGFTGGALAINGGLILSFEKHMNQILEIDLENLVAVVQPGVINIALQKEVAKYGLFYPPDPASMEYSSLGGNVSENAGGMRAAKYGITKDYVMALRAVLPNGDVIRAGKRTIKDVAGYNLAGILIASEGSLAVLSELTLKLIAMPKFKKTAFATFASVKDAMNAVYKSLASGVNPVSMEFLDNLSIRAVEEKFHKGLNVEAGAILICDVDGNVKESVEEDLRRLREYFLEAGALEFKIAQNETEVADIWFARRNCSQSIAMYGTLKLNEDITVPRSKLPELLEGIEQVSQKYGFKIPCFGHTGDGNVHTNVMVKDKDDKEQVKKGYEAVEEIFKLAVGLGGTLSGEHGIGISKAPFMNLAFSEAEMNLMRNIKKAFDSNNILNPFKMGL; this is encoded by the coding sequence ATGAAAGAGGAATTTAAAAGCTATTTTAAAAAGCTTTTAGGCGAGGAAAATGCACACTTTGACACTCTTCATCAAAGAGCTTATAGCTATGATGCGACAAGGAATCATTATTTGCCTGATGGGGTGCTTTTTCCTAGAAATGAAGAGGACATTAGTGCCATTTTAAAATACTGCAACGATAGGCAAATTATCATCATTCCAAGAGGTTCAGGCTCTGGCTTTACGGGTGGGGCGTTAGCGATTAATGGGGGTTTGATTTTAAGTTTTGAAAAGCATATGAATCAAATTTTAGAGATAGATTTAGAAAATTTAGTCGCTGTGGTGCAACCGGGAGTGATTAATATAGCCTTACAAAAAGAAGTGGCTAAATACGGGCTTTTTTATCCGCCTGACCCTGCAAGTATGGAATATTCAAGCTTAGGGGGAAATGTCAGTGAAAATGCTGGTGGTATGAGAGCGGCGAAATATGGCATTACGAAAGATTATGTAATGGCATTAAGAGCGGTGCTTCCAAATGGTGATGTAATAAGGGCTGGAAAACGCACCATTAAAGATGTGGCTGGGTATAATTTGGCGGGAATTTTAATTGCGAGCGAGGGTTCTTTGGCGGTTTTAAGTGAGCTTACCCTAAAGCTCATCGCTATGCCGAAATTTAAAAAGACGGCTTTTGCGACTTTTGCAAGTGTGAAAGACGCGATGAATGCTGTTTATAAAAGTTTAGCTTCTGGTGTAAATCCTGTGAGTATGGAATTTTTGGATAATTTAAGCATAAGGGCTGTGGAAGAGAAATTTCACAAGGGCTTAAATGTAGAAGCTGGAGCGATTTTAATTTGCGATGTTGATGGAAATGTTAAGGAAAGTGTGGAGGAGGATTTAAGGCGTTTAAGGGAGTATTTTTTAGAAGCTGGAGCTTTGGAATTTAAAATCGCACAAAATGAAACTGAAGTAGCCGATATATGGTTTGCTAGGAGAAATTGCTCTCAAAGTATAGCGATGTATGGCACTTTAAAGCTCAATGAGGACATTACCGTGCCGCGTTCAAAATTACCTGAGCTTTTGGAGGGCATCGAGCAAGTTTCGCAAAAATACGGCTTTAAAATTCCTTGTTTTGGGCATACTGGTGATGGTAATGTGCATACAAATGTAATGGTAAAAGATAAAGATGATAAAGAGCAGGTTAAAAAAGGCTATGAGGCTGTGGAGGAAATTTTTAAACTTGCGGTTGGACTTGGTGGAACGCTAAGCGGAGAACACGGCATAGGTATTTCGAAAGCACCCTTTATGAATCTTGCTTTTAGCGAAGCAGAGATGAATTTAATGAGAAATATTAAAAAGGCATTTGATTCAAATAATATTTTAAATCCCTTTAAAATGGGGCTTTAG
- a CDS encoding class I SAM-dependent methyltransferase — MNLWDKKAKTYARFHQDLNEIQRQTFKEFEKLGLDFKDKSVIDIGCGTGVWTLHLAFLAKEILALDSAKAMLTILQEDALNLKLSNIKSVNLSFEEWKQKNANSHFDIAFLSMSPALQNEKDYEDFLNLAKVKIYLGWADYRKSDFLDPIFKHFKTEFKGFYKEDFESFLIKKNIAFHKAIFEEERFVQRTREEAIENVLWHLDMNGIKASKDEIKSLVKDDVAETIKSKIKLLIINDF, encoded by the coding sequence ATGAATTTATGGGATAAAAAGGCAAAAACTTACGCAAGATTTCATCAAGATTTAAATGAAATTCAAAGGCAAACTTTTAAAGAGTTTGAAAAACTAGGGCTTGATTTTAAAGACAAAAGTGTCATTGATATAGGCTGTGGCACTGGTGTTTGGACTTTGCATTTGGCTTTTTTGGCAAAAGAAATACTCGCACTTGATAGTGCTAAGGCTATGCTTACGATTTTGCAAGAAGATGCTCTAAATTTAAAGCTTTCTAACATTAAAAGTGTTAATTTGAGTTTTGAAGAGTGGAAACAAAAAAATGCAAATTCGCATTTTGACATCGCTTTTTTAAGTATGTCCCCAGCTTTGCAAAATGAAAAAGATTATGAAGACTTTTTAAATTTAGCTAAAGTTAAGATTTATTTGGGGTGGGCTGATTATAGAAAAAGTGATTTTCTAGACCCTATTTTCAAGCATTTTAAGACGGAATTTAAAGGTTTTTATAAAGAGGATTTTGAAAGCTTTTTGATAAAAAAGAACATTGCTTTTCATAAGGCTATTTTTGAGGAAGAGCGTTTTGTGCAAAGGACGCGTGAAGAGGCGATTGAAAATGTTTTGTGGCATTTGGATATGAATGGGATTAAAGCCTCAAAAGACGAGATAAAGAGCCTTGTAAAAGACGATGTTGCGGAAACCATAAAATCCAAAATCAAGCTTTTAATCATAAATGACTTTTAA
- the pyrC gene encoding dihydroorotase: MKLTNPLDMHLHLRDTPMLEFVTPYSAKDFRAAVIMPNLIPPLCDLKSLKAYKERIIKASNDSLFTPLMTLFFQNYEAKFLEEARSEIFGIKLYPAGITTNSNNGVSSFDLESLKPTLEVMSALEIPLLIHGETNDFVMDREANFAKIYEKFAKNFPQLKIVMEHITTKTLCKLLKDYENLYATITLHHLILSLDDVIGGKMQPHLFCKPIAKTYEDREALCELAFSGYEKAMFGSDSAPHPKSEKECCGCAAGVFSSPVALSVLAELFEKNSNEANLQKFISNNACAIHKLTFKENKIIELKKEEWEVEESYHQIVPFMAGEKLKFRVSD, translated from the coding sequence ATGAAACTTACAAATCCTCTTGATATGCACTTGCATTTAAGGGATACTCCTATGCTTGAATTCGTTACGCCTTATTCTGCAAAAGATTTTAGAGCTGCTGTGATTATGCCAAATTTAATTCCTCCACTTTGCGATTTGAAATCTCTAAAAGCCTACAAAGAACGCATTATAAAAGCGAGTAATGACTCACTTTTCACGCCTTTAATGACTCTTTTTTTTCAAAATTATGAAGCGAAATTTTTAGAAGAAGCAAGAAGTGAAATTTTTGGCATTAAGCTCTATCCTGCTGGGATTACCACAAATTCAAATAATGGCGTTTCAAGCTTTGATTTAGAATCTTTAAAGCCGACACTTGAGGTAATGAGTGCTTTAGAAATTCCTCTTTTAATCCACGGCGAAACGAATGATTTTGTAATGGATAGAGAGGCTAATTTTGCCAAAATTTATGAAAAATTTGCCAAAAATTTCCCACAACTTAAAATCGTAATGGAACACATCACCACAAAAACCCTTTGCAAACTTCTAAAAGATTATGAAAATTTATATGCGACCATTACCCTACATCATCTTATTTTAAGCCTTGATGATGTCATCGGTGGCAAAATGCAACCACATCTTTTTTGCAAACCCATAGCAAAAACCTATGAGGATAGGGAAGCTTTATGCGAACTTGCTTTTAGTGGATATGAAAAAGCGATGTTTGGAAGTGATTCAGCCCCCCACCCAAAAAGCGAAAAAGAATGCTGTGGCTGTGCGGCGGGAGTGTTTTCCTCCCCTGTGGCTTTGAGTGTTTTAGCAGAGCTTTTTGAAAAAAATTCCAACGAGGCAAATTTGCAAAAATTTATCTCAAATAATGCCTGTGCGATTCACAAGCTAACTTTTAAAGAAAATAAAATCATAGAACTCAAAAAAGAAGAGTGGGAAGTGGAAGAAAGCTATCATCAAATCGTGCCTTTTATGGCTGGGGAAAAATTAAAATTTCGGGTGAGCGATTAA
- the purF gene encoding amidophosphoribosyltransferase, with protein MCAVVGVINSSNASTYAYYALFAMQHRGQEASGISVSDGAKIKTIKAKGEVSQIFNPENLKTLNGSLAIGHNRYSTAGNSSLNDAQPIAATCVLGDIALAHNGNLVNKEEIRNALIKDGAIFRTNMDTENVVHLIARSKKESLKERFIESLEKCVGAYCFVLASANKLYVVRDRFGVRPLSLGRLKDGGYIVASETCAFDLIEAEFIRDVKPGEMLIFTQGKEEFESLQLFKAEPRICAFEYIYFARPDSIVEGKSVYETRKKMGESLAKKFNHKADLVVPVPDSGVSAAIGFAQHLKLPLEMAIVRNHYVGRTFIEPTQELRNLKVKLKLNPMRPVLEGKEIVVIDDSLVRGTTSKKIISLLRAAGAKKIHLAIACPEIKFPDLYGIDTPTFEELISANKSTEEVREYSGADTLSFLSIEELVGSIGNERAYSLISFDGNYFIKE; from the coding sequence ATGTGTGCGGTTGTAGGAGTTATCAATTCATCAAATGCTAGCACTTACGCGTATTACGCACTTTTTGCTATGCAGCACAGAGGACAAGAGGCAAGTGGCATCAGTGTAAGTGATGGCGCGAAAATAAAGACAATTAAAGCAAAGGGCGAGGTGAGTCAAATTTTTAACCCTGAAAATTTAAAAACTCTAAACGGAAGCCTAGCCATAGGGCATAACCGCTATTCCACCGCTGGAAATTCTAGCCTTAATGATGCCCAGCCCATAGCGGCTACTTGCGTTTTAGGAGATATTGCCCTAGCTCATAATGGAAATTTGGTTAATAAAGAAGAAATAAGAAATGCCCTTATAAAAGACGGAGCGATTTTTCGCACCAATATGGATACTGAAAATGTTGTGCATTTAATCGCAAGAAGTAAAAAAGAAAGCTTGAAAGAAAGATTTATAGAGAGCTTAGAAAAATGCGTGGGGGCGTATTGCTTTGTTTTAGCGAGTGCAAATAAGCTTTATGTCGTGCGGGATAGATTTGGAGTGCGACCGCTCTCTCTAGGGCGTTTAAAAGATGGAGGCTACATCGTAGCTAGTGAAACTTGTGCCTTTGACTTGATAGAAGCGGAATTTATTCGTGATGTAAAGCCCGGAGAAATGCTAATTTTTACCCAAGGCAAAGAAGAATTTGAAAGCTTACAACTTTTTAAAGCAGAGCCTAGAATTTGTGCCTTTGAGTATATTTATTTTGCGAGACCTGATAGCATAGTCGAGGGCAAAAGCGTGTATGAAACGCGTAAAAAAATGGGAGAAAGTTTAGCAAAAAAATTTAACCACAAAGCCGATTTAGTCGTGCCTGTGCCAGATAGTGGAGTAAGTGCTGCCATAGGCTTTGCCCAGCATTTAAAACTCCCGCTTGAAATGGCGATAGTAAGAAATCACTATGTAGGACGCACTTTCATAGAGCCCACACAAGAACTTAGAAATTTAAAAGTCAAGCTCAAGCTTAACCCTATGCGTCCTGTTTTAGAGGGTAAAGAAATCGTCGTGATTGATGATAGCCTCGTGCGTGGAACAACCTCTAAAAAAATCATCTCTTTACTGCGTGCGGCAGGGGCTAAAAAAATCCACCTTGCCATAGCTTGCCCCGAAATCAAATTCCCCGATTTATACGGCATAGACACACCGACCTTTGAAGAGCTTATCAGTGCAAATAAAAGCACTGAGGAAGTGAGAGAATATTCAGGTGCGGACACTTTAAGCTTTTTAAGCATAGAAGAGCTTGTTGGGAGTATAGGAAATGAGAGGGCTTACTCACTTATAAGCTTTGATGGAAACTATTTTATTAAGGAATGA
- the dapB gene encoding 4-hydroxy-tetrahydrodipicolinate reductase encodes MTNIGIYGANGRMGRMIELCLGEEKEVKLAMLYDRGGNLDELFEKSEVIIDFSSPLGTNELINYARTSPKPLVIGTTGLDEKIMQTLHNASEVMPIFYATNMSLGVAVLNHLATKASAMLKEFDIEILEMHHRHKKDSPSGTAMTLATSVAKARNLELSKVRISGRDGLIGERSKEEIAVMSLRGGDIVGRHTIGFYEDGEFLELNHTATSRATFAKGAIKIAKWLCKKEAGLYSINDFLGI; translated from the coding sequence ATGACAAATATAGGAATTTACGGCGCAAATGGGCGTATGGGACGAATGATAGAGCTTTGCTTAGGAGAAGAAAAAGAAGTAAAACTTGCTATGCTTTACGATAGAGGTGGGAATTTAGATGAGCTTTTTGAAAAAAGTGAAGTGATTATTGATTTTTCTTCGCCACTTGGCACAAATGAACTGATAAATTACGCTAGAACCTCTCCAAAACCTTTAGTCATAGGCACGACAGGACTTGATGAGAAAATTATGCAAACTCTTCATAACGCAAGTGAGGTAATGCCAATTTTTTACGCGACAAATATGTCTTTGGGCGTAGCGGTGCTAAACCATCTAGCAACGAAAGCAAGTGCTATGCTTAAAGAATTTGACATAGAAATTTTAGAAATGCACCACCGCCACAAAAAAGACTCTCCAAGCGGCACGGCGATGACTTTAGCTACAAGTGTCGCAAAAGCAAGAAATTTGGAGCTTTCTAAGGTAAGAATTAGCGGACGCGACGGCTTAATAGGCGAAAGAAGCAAAGAAGAAATCGCTGTAATGAGCTTAAGAGGGGGTGATATAGTAGGCAGACACACCATAGGTTTTTACGAGGATGGCGAATTTTTAGAACTCAATCACACAGCTACTTCAAGAGCGACCTTTGCTAAAGGTGCGATTAAAATCGCTAAATGGCTTTGTAAAAAAGAAGCAGGGCTTTACTCCATTAATGATTTTTTAGGAATTTAA